A window from Kovacikia minuta CCNUW1 encodes these proteins:
- a CDS encoding chlorophyll a/b binding light-harvesting protein — MTIFDRETVTTRKTAKGADITTASEGRDEATTGYAWWAGNARFINKSGRFLGAHLAHAGLMALWAGGMLMYELAHFDLDRPMYEQGCILMPHVATLGFGVGQGGEIVNTFPFFAIAVLHLIGSAVLGFGGLYHSLRGPERLAGFYDFDYADQDKMTTILGTNLIFLGIGAWLLVCKAMFWGGVYDTWSPGGGDVRLITHPTLNPFTIFGYLIRTPYGQEGWIVGVNNMEDIIGGHIWVGGMLLAGGIWHILTKPWKWLDGVYTWTGETYLAQSLGNIAGQAFIATAFIWFNNTAYPSEFYGPTVMESSQAQALVFLVRDQNLGANGGFSPGTNGLRQIFATIAHGRDHLWG, encoded by the coding sequence ATGACAATCTTCGATCGCGAAACGGTTACAACGCGGAAAACGGCTAAAGGCGCTGATATTACCACTGCCAGTGAAGGTCGTGATGAAGCGACTACAGGCTACGCCTGGTGGGCGGGAAATGCTCGGTTTATCAACAAGTCTGGTCGGTTTCTGGGTGCGCATCTTGCCCATGCTGGATTAATGGCGCTCTGGGCGGGTGGCATGCTTATGTATGAATTAGCGCATTTTGATCTCGATCGCCCCATGTACGAACAGGGTTGCATTTTGATGCCCCACGTTGCGACATTGGGGTTTGGGGTCGGTCAGGGCGGTGAAATTGTTAATACCTTCCCATTTTTTGCGATCGCAGTTCTGCACCTGATTGGTTCTGCGGTATTGGGCTTTGGAGGGCTGTATCACTCTCTGCGTGGTCCAGAAAGGCTGGCTGGCTTCTACGATTTTGATTACGCCGATCAGGACAAAATGACGACCATTCTGGGAACCAACTTGATTTTCCTGGGGATTGGGGCGTGGCTTCTGGTTTGTAAAGCGATGTTTTGGGGAGGTGTCTATGACACCTGGTCTCCGGGCGGTGGGGATGTGCGTCTGATTACCCATCCCACCCTGAACCCCTTCACCATTTTTGGCTACCTGATCCGGACTCCCTACGGTCAAGAGGGCTGGATCGTTGGGGTAAACAATATGGAAGATATCATCGGTGGTCACATCTGGGTCGGTGGAATGTTGCTCGCAGGGGGTATCTGGCACATTCTCACTAAACCCTGGAAGTGGTTAGATGGAGTCTACACCTGGACAGGAGAAACCTACCTTGCCCAGAGTCTGGGTAACATTGCGGGTCAAGCATTTATTGCAACAGCATTTATCTGGTTCAACAACACTGCCTATCCCAGCGAGTTTTACGGTCCTACCGTGATGGAATCTTCCCAGGCACAGGCATTAGTATTCCTCGTCCGGGATCAAAACCTGGGGGCAAATGGTGGTTTCAGCCCAGGGACCAACGGGCTTAGGCAAATATTTGCAACGATCGCCCACGGGAGAGATCATCTTTGGGGGTGA